The nucleotide window AACGGCTTGCTGGCCGCCGGCGGCGATCTGTCTGCGGACCGGCTGATCCAGGCGTATCGCCATGGCTGCTTCCCCTGGTTTTCCGAAGGGCAACCGATCCTGTGGTGGTCTCCCGACCCTCGCACGGTGTTGTTTCCCGACGAACTGCACGTCTCGCGCAGCCTGGGCAAGCTTCTGCGCAAGCAGCGCTATGAAGTGACGTTCGACAAGGACTTCGCGGCAGTCATCCAGGCCTGCGCCGCGCCGCGAGAGTATGCGGACGGCACCTGGATCACTGGCGCCATGCAAACCGCCTACCTGGAGCTGCATCGGCGCGGCTTTGCCCATTCGGTGGAGGTCTGGGACCAGGGCCTGCTGGTGGGTGGCCTGTACGGCCTGGCCATGGGCCAATTGTTTTTCGGCGAATCCATGTTCAGCCGGGCCGACAACGCGTCGAAATTCGGCTTCGCCACCCTGGTCCAACACCTCAAGGCGGCCGGTTTTGTGCTGATAGACTGTCAGATGCCCACCGAGCACTTGCACAGCCTGGGCGCGCGATCGATCGCCCGCACGGCATTTGCCGGTTACCTCAAGGCGCACCTGGACCAGCCCAACCACGCAACCTGGGTTTGCTGAGCGACATTTGCCCCAGTGGCTTACACTTAATCCAAAGCTTATTCCGAGGGTTGATCATGACCGAGTTGGCGCGCTTGAAGTTTTATGCCACTCAACCTCATTCTTGCAGTTATCTGCCCGAAGAGCAGGCCACGACGCTGTTCCTCGACCCTAGCCAGCCCATGGATGTGCATGTCTACGCAGACCTGTCGGAAATGGGCTTTCGGCGCAGTGGCGATCATCTCTACCGGCCGCATTGCCAGCATTGCAATGCGTGTGTGCCGGCGCGCATTCCCGTGGCGCAATTCACGCCCGATCGCCAGCAGAAACGCATTTTCAAGCGCAACGCCGATCTCCAGGTCCGGCCGGCCAAGCCACAGTTCAGCGAAGAGTATTTCGACCTGTACCAGCGCTACATCGAGCAGCGCCATGCCGACGGTGACATGTACCCGCCCAGCCGCGATCAGTTTTCGACCTTCCTGGTGCGCGACCTGCCCTTTTCCCGCTTCTATGAATTCCGCCTCGAAGGGCGATTGGTGGCGATTGCCGTCACGGACCTGCTGCCCAATGGGCTTTCGGCGGTGTACACCTTCTACGAGCCGGAGGAAGAACGACGTAGCCTGGGACGTTTTGCCATCCTCTGGCAAATCAACGAAGCACGCCGCCTGGGCCTGGAAGCGGTGTACCTGGGCTACTGGATCAAGAACTGCAAGAAAATGAACTACAAGACCCAATATCGACCGATTGAACTGCTGATTAACCAGCGTTGGGTTGTCCTCAGCTAGAACCCCTTGGCTTGCCCCCCCTTTTTCGGGCACAATGCACGCCGCTTTTGCCTGGCGCAGTTGCACCGGGCCATTCACTGGATACCGAGGGCTTTACTGCATGTCGAAAGAAGACAGCTTCGAAATGGAAGGCACTGTCGTCGACACCCTGCCCAACACCATGTTTCGCGTGGAGTTGGAAAATGGGCACGTCGTTACCGCGCACATCTCCGGCAAGATGCGCAAGAACTACATTCGTATTCTTACCGGCGACAAAGTGCGCGTCGAGCTGACGCCCTATGACTTGAGCAAAGGGCGCATCACTTACCGCGCTCGCTAACAGGTCAATACAAAACGCCCGGCTTATACCGGGCGTTTTTGTTTGCCCGGGATTTGATAACCACGCAGATCCAATGTGGGAGCGAGCCTGCTCGCGATGGCGGTGGATCAGCTTGCATTAATGTTGAATGTATCGACGCTATCGCGAGCAGGCTCGCTCCCACAGGGGACTGCGGCGAACTCGATATCTTCAAGACAGCAAAAAGGCGCCTCCCGGCGCCTTTTTGCTTTACTACAGGTCTCGATCAGGCCATTTCGGCCGTGGTTTCGAAGTCGAAGGTCAGCTCGCCGTCCTTGATGTCGATGTGGACCACACCGCCATGCTCGGCCAGTTCGCCAAAGAGGATCTCCTCGGCCAGCGGACGCTTGATCTTGTCCTGGATCAAGCGAGCCATCGGCCGCGCGCCCATCGTCACATCGTAACCACCCTCTGCCAGCCAGCTGCGGGCCGCATCGGTGACTTCCAGCAGCACACGCTTGTCTTCGAGCTGCGCCTGGAGTTCGGTGAGGAACTTGTCCACCACACTTTTGATGACCTCATGGCTGAGGCGACCAAACTGGATAATGGTGTCCAGGCGGTTGCGGAATTCAGGCGTGAAGCTCTTCTTGATCACTTCCATCGCATCGGACGAATGGTCCTGATGGGTGAAACCGATCGAAGCGCGCGCCGCGGTTTCGGCACCGGCGTTCGTGGTCATGATCACGATCACATTGCGGAAGTCCGCCTTGCGCCCGTTGTTATCGGTGAGCGTACCGTGGTCCATGACCTGCAAGAGCAAGTTGAAGACTTCCGGATGCGCCTTCTCGATTTCATCGAGCAACAGCACGCAGTGGGGTTGCTTGGTGATGGCTTCGGTCAGCAGGCCGCCCTGGTCGAACCCGACATACCCCGGAGGCGCACCGATCAGACGCGATACGGTGTGGCGCTCCATGTACTCGGACATGTCGAAGCGCACCAGTTCGATCCCCATCGCCTTGGCCAGTTGCCGCGCAGCCTCGGTCTTGCCGACACCGGTAGGACCGGCGAACAGGAAGGACCCGACTGGCTTGTCCGGCGACTTGAGGCCGGCGCGGGACAGCTTGATGGCGGTCGACAGCGAGTCGATGGCCGCGTCCTGGCCGAACACCGTCAGCTTCAGGTCACGCTCAAGGTTACGCAGCAGCTCCTTGTCGGAACTGGTGACGTGCTTGGGCGGGATACGTGCGATCTTCGCCACGATGTCCTCAACCTGAGGCACTTCGATGCGCTTGACGCGCTTCTCTACCGGTTGCAGGCGCTGATAGGCACCCGCCTCGTCGATCACGTCGATGGCCTTATCGGGCATGTGCCGGTCATTGATGTAGCGCGAGGCCAACTCGGCAGCGGCCCGCAGGGCTTCATCGCTGTATTCGATACTGTGGTGCAGCTCGAACCGACCCTTCAGGCCGCGCAGGATGCCAATGGTGTCTTCCACCGAAGGCTCCGAGACGTCGACTTTCTGGAAGCGCCGGGCCAGGGCACGGTCCTTCTCGAAGATCCCGCGGAACTCCTGGAAGGTGGTCGACCCGATGCAACGGATATCGCCCGACGACAGCAGCGGCTTGAGCAGGTTCGAGGCGTCCATGACCCCGCCGGACGCGGCGCCCGCTCCGATGATGGTGTGGATTTCATCGATGAACAGGATCGCCTGCGGACGTTTTTTCAACTCGCCCAGCAATGCCTTGAAGCGCTTCTCGAAATCGCCGCGGTACTTGGTGCCGGCCAGCAGGGCACCCAGGTCGAGGGAGTACACCACGCTGTTAGCCAGCAGGTCCGGTACCTGGTTGTCGACAATGCGCTTGGCCAGGCCTTCGGCAATCGCGGTTTTACCCACGCCCGCCTCACCCACCAGCAACGGGTTGTTCTTGCGACGCCGGGCCAGGATCTGCGCGACGCGCTCGACCTCGATTTCGCGCCCGACCAACGGATCGATACGCCCCTGGCGCGCCAGTTCGTTCAGGTTGCTGGCATAGGCATCCAGCGGATTGCCCGAAGAAGAGGACTCACCACCCTCCTCGTCCTGCATATCCTGCTCGCCTTCGGAATGATCGCCATGCCCCGGCACTTTGGAAATGCCATGGGCGATGTAGTTGACGACATCTATACGCGCAACGCTCTGCTGCTTGAGCAGGAAGACCGCCTGGCTTTCCTGTTCGCTGAAGATGGCGACCAGCACGTTGGCGCCGGTGACTTCACGCTTGCCCGAGCTCTGCACATGAAAGACAGCACGTTGCAGGACGCGCTGGAAGCCCAGGGTTGGCTGGGTTTCGCGATCCTCGTCATGAACGGGGATCAACGGCGTGGTGGAGTCAATGAACTCCTGCAGGTCATGCTTGAGTTTATCGAGGTTCGCGCCACAGGCACGCAAAACGGTGGCGGCAGCCTCGTTATCCAGTAGGGCCAGCAGCAGGTGTTCGACGGTCATGAACTCATGACGCTTCGAACGGGCCTCCTTGAAGGCTAGATTGAGGGTGACTTCGAGCTCGCGGTTTAACATGGCTTCACCTCATACCCAAGTGGTCGGCGTTAACCGTCCTTCTCGATTTCACAGAGTAGCGGATGCTGGCTTTCCCGGGCGTACTGGTTGACCTGCATGGCCTTTGTCTCGGCGATGTCGCGGGTAAACACTCCACATACTGCCCGTCCCTCTGTATGAACGGCCAGCATGACCTTGGTCGCCAGCTCGCGATTCAGGTTAAAAAACACCTCGAGCACTTCGACGACGAAATCCATCGGTGTGTAGTCATCGTTGAACAAAACCACCTTGTACATCGGTGGCGCCTGCAACGTAGGCTTTGCTTCCTGAACAGCAATGCCCGCGGAATCGTCGTCATGTAGATCCGGGCGATCCTGATTGAATGTTAGTCGAATCTGGCTGATTGCATGCATGGAAAGAAAGGTTCGTTTAGTTGGCAAATACAGTGATGGGGGCACTGGCAGGCGATTTCAACCGCCGCTGCCAGGTCACCTTGACTATCGGCAAAACGGTGTTACAACCAATAGAGCCCATCGCGGGTTAAAAAGGTCCGCGGAATCGATCCTTGAAACAAGATTAGATTGCGGATGAACTGGATGATACTCCAGTGATGGAGTGCGTTGCAGAGGGAAATGGTCTATGTCGGTCGTCAAGATGAGTGGCAAGGTGAAATGGTTCAATAACGCCAAGGGCTACGGCTTTATTCTGGCGTCTGGCAGGGATGAAGACCTTTTTGCGCATTTCTCGGCCATCAGGATGGAAGGCTACAAAACCCTGAAGGCCGGGCAACCTGTCACATTCGAAGTGATCCAGGGCCCCAAGGGCCTGCATGCGGTGAATATTTCGCCGGTCGAGGTCGAAAGCACCTCCATCCCCGAAAAAGTCAAAGTCAAAACCAGAGTCACTGAAACCCATTGACCTGCCGTAATCATCGGTCAAAAAGACGCCCGGCTCGATTACTCGAGCCGGGCGTCTTTTATTGCTCGTCGATCCGCTTACATGTGTGAGATCAAGGCATCGCCAAAGCCCGAGGACGACACCAGCTTGGCGCCTTCCATCAAGCGTTCGAAATCATAGGTCACGGTCTTGGCCGAAATCGCGCCATTGGTGCCCTTGATGATCAGGTCGGCCGCTTCGGTCCAGCCCATGTGACGCAGCATCATTTCTGCCGACAGGATCAGCGACCCCGGGTTGACCTGGTCCTTGCCCGCATACTTGGGCGCGGTGCCGTGGGTGGCTTCGAACATCGCCACGGTGTCGGAGAGGTTGGCACCCGGCGCGATACCGATACCGCCCACCTCCGCCGCCAGGGCGTCGGAGAGGTAGTCGCCATTGAGGTTGAGGGTTGCGATCACGTCGTATTCAGCCGGACGCAACAGGATCTGCTGGAGCATCGCATCGGCGATGGCGTCCTTGACGACCACGTTCTTGCCGGTCTTCGGATTCTTGAACTGCATCCACGGCCCGCCATCGAGCAGCGTGGCGCCGAATTCCTCGGCGGCCACTTCGTAGGCCCACTCCTTGAAGGCACCTTCGGTGAACTTCATGATGTTGCCTTTGTGCACGATGGTCAGGGAGTCGCGATCATTGTCGACCACGTATTGCAAGGCCTTGCGTGCCAGGCGCTTGGTGCCCTGCTTGGAGACCGGCTTGACGCCGATGCCGCAATCTTCGTCGAAACGGATCTTGGTGACGCCCATTTCTTCTTTCAGGAACTTGATGACCTTGGTGGCCTCGGCCGAACCGGCCTTCCACTCGATGCCCGCGTAGATGTCTTCGGAGTTCTCACGGAAAATCGTCATGTCCACGTCGCCAGGCTTTTTCACCGGGCTCGGCACGCCTTCGAACCAGCGCACCGGGCGCAGGCAGACATACAGGTCCAACTGCTGACGCAGGGCCACGTTCAACGAACGGATGCCGCCGCCGACCGGCGTGGTCAGGGGGCCCTTGATGGACACCACATAATCCTTGACCGCATCCAGGGTTTCCTGGGGCAGCCAGGTGTCCTGGTCGTAGACCTGGGTGGCTTTTTCACCGGCATAGACTTCCATCCAGGAAATCTTGCGCTTGCCGCCGTAGGCCTTCTGCACCGCAGCGTCCACAACCTTGATCATGACCGGACTGATGTCGACGCCAATGCCGTCGCCTTCGATGAAGGGGATGATCGGGTTGTCGGGAACATTAAGAGAATGGTCTGCATTGACGGTGATTTTGTCACCGACGGCTGGAACCTGAATCTTTTGATACCCCATGCTGAACTCCATTGCTTGGATTGAACATCTGGCTGCGTTCGAGCGTACCCCAGTTGAATCGACGCGCAAACCCTACGTTAGACCCATCGACGGGAAAGTCGCGCAGTTCGCCGCGTACAAGCCTGAAAAACAAGGGAAAAGCGCCAAATATGAGCATAGTCCACCACGCCAGACCTGCGACGTTTAGACCAATGGACGTGTACGGAGGTCTATGAACCATCGGCAGATTGCCAGCTACCTATGTATAATGCCGCCGCTGACCGCAGGGTCACTACGGCTGACTGCTCTACCAAGGGCCTTCCCGCCAGTTATAAAGCCGGACCGTTACCGCGGCCCGACCGCTTGACGCTCGACTGATGCACCCAACATCACCGCGAAGAAACCTCGACATTCGGCTCACGGCTGACTTTGAACGAACGCGCTTACCCGGCGCCCCTCGAGTTTCTGCGCATGCTTTAGCAAAGAAGAGAGTTAATCCGAATATGCCCACCCGCTCGAAGATCATCTATACCTTCACCGACGAAGCGCCCGCCCTCGCCACCTATTCGCTGCTGCCGATCGTCGAAGCCTTTACCGCTTCGGCCGAGATCGCCGTGGAAACCCGCGACATCTCCCTCGCAGGGCGCATCCTGGCCAGCTTCCCCGAGCAACTGGGTGACAAAGCCGTAGCCGACCACCTCGCCGAACTGGGCGACCTGGCCGTTACGCCTGAAGCCAACATCATCAAGCTGCCGAACATCAGCGCCTCGGTGCCGCAACTGCAGGCCGCGATCAAGGAATTGCAGGCCCAGGGCTACGCACTGCCGGACTACCCGGAAACCGTGACCAGCGAAGCCGACAAAGAAGCCAAGGCTCGCTACGACAAGATCAAGGGCAGCGCCGTGAACCCGGTCCTGCGTGAAGGCAACTCCGACCGCCGCGCACCGCTGTCGGTCAAGAACTATGCCCGCAAGCACCCGCACAAGATGGGCGCCTGGGCAGCCGACTCCAAATCCCACGTGGCCCACATGAGCACCGGCGATTTCTACGGCAGCGAAAAAGCCGCCCTGATCGACGCCGCCGGCAGCGTGAAAATCGAGCTGATCGCCCAGGACGGCACTGCCACCGTCCTGAAGGAAAAGACCACCGTGCAAGCCGGTGAGATCCTCGACTGCGCCGTGATGAGCAAGAATGCCCTGCGCGACTTCATCGCCGCCGAAATCGAAGACGCCAAGCAAAAAGGCGTACTGCTGTCGGTTCACCTCAAGGCCACCATGATGAAGGTCTCCGACCCGATCATGTTCGGCCAGATCGTCGCCGAGTTCTATAAGGACGCCCTGGCCAAGCACGCTCAGGTGCTGGAGCAGATCGGCTTCAACCTGAACAACGGCATCGGCGACCTGTACACCCGCATCAAGGCCCTGCCGGCCGAGCAGCAGGCGCAGATCGAAGCCGACATCCAGGCGGTCTACGCGGCGCGCCCATCCCTGGCGATGGTCAACTCCGATAAGGGCATCACCAACCTGCACGTGCCGAGCGACGTCATCGTCGACGCCTCGATGCCAGCCATGATCCGTGACTCCGGCAAGATGTGGGGCACCGACGGCCAGCTGCACGACACCAAGGCCGTGATCCCGGATCGCTGCTACGCCACCATCTACCAGGCGGTGATCGAAGACTGCAAGGCCAACGGCGCCTTCGACCCGACCACCATGGGCAGCGTGCCGAACGTCGGCCTGATGGCCAAGAAAGCCGAAGAGTACGGTTCCCACGACAAGACCTTCCAGATCAAGGCCGACGGCGTGGTCCGTGTCTCGGACAGCGCCGGTCGCACCCTGCTGGAGCAGAACGTCGAGGCTGGCGACATCTTCCGCATGTGCCAGACCAAGGACGCGCCGATCCAGGACTGGGTCAAGCTGGCCGTCAACCGCGCCCGCGCCAGCAACACCCCGGCCATCTTCTGGCTGGACCCGATGCGCGCCCATGACGGCGTGGTGATCGAAAAGGTCCAGGCTTACCTGAAGGACCACGACACCGCTGGCCTGGACCTGCGCATCATGTCGCCGGTCGACGCGATGAAGTTCACCCTGGCCCGCACCCGCGAAGGCAAGGACACCATTTCGGTGACCGGCAACGTCCTGCGCGACTACCTGACCGACCTGTTCCCGATCATGGAACTGGGCACCAGCGCCAAGATGCTGTCCATCGTGCCGCTGATGAACGGTGGCGGCCTGTTCGAAACCGGCGCTGGCGGTTCGGCACCCAAGCACGTTCAACAACTGCTGGAAGAAAACTTCCTGCGTTGGGACTCCCTGGGCGAATTCCTGGCCCTGGCCGCTTCCCTGGAACACCTGGGCGTGACCTACAACAACCCGAAAGCGCTGGTGCTGGCCAAGACCCTCGACCAGGCGACTGGCGAGTTCCTGGACCGCAACAAGTCGCCTTCGCGCAAGGTCGGCGGTATCGACAACCGTGGCAGCCACTTCTACCTGACCCTGTTCTGGGCCCAGGCACTGGCCGCCCAGGATGACGACGCAGCCCTCAAGGCGCAGTTCACCACCCTGGCCAAGACGCTGACCGACAACGAAGAAAAGATCGTTGCCGAGCTCAACGCCGTTCAAGGCAAGCCAGTGGACATCGGCGGCTACTACTTCGCCAACCCGGAGCTGACCAGCAAGGCCATGCGCCCGAGCGCCACCTTCAACGCGGCAATCGCTGCGCTGGTGTAAGGTTGTAAGGAAGCACCACGAACCCCGGCCTTGTGCCGGGGTTTGTGTTTTCAACCCATTCCCTTCTGGCCGGGGATTAGCTGCAGCTTTTGCATTCACCGCCCTCCCCTGTGGGAGCGAGCCTGCTCGCGATAGCGGTTTATCATCCAACACCTGTATTGGCTGACCCACCGCTATCGCGAGCAGGCTCGCTCCCACAGGGTTTGTGTTTCACCGTTCAAATTTTCGAGGACACTTCATGGACTGGCAACCCCACATCACCGTCGCCACCATCGTTGAGGACGACGGCCGCTTTCTGATGGTGGAGGAATCCAAGGGCGGGCGCGCCGTGCTCAATCAGCCCGCCGGGCACCTGGACCCGGACGAGACCCTGATCGAAGCCGCCGTGCGCGAAACCCTGGAAGAAACCGGCTGGGACGTCGAACCCACCAGCGTGATCGGCATCTACCTGTACACCGCTCCCAGCAATGGCGTGACCTACCAGCGGGTCTGCTTCGCCGCCAAAGCCCTCAAGCACCACCCCCACTATCAATTGGACGACGGCATCCTGGGCGCCCGATGGCTGACCCGCGACGAACTGCTCGAACAACGCGACCAATGGCGCAGCGAGCTGATCATCCGCTGCATCGACGATTATCTGGCCGGCCATCGCCACAGCCTGGCACTGATACGCCCTTCTCTTTAGCCTTGCGCGCCTGGGCCTGATAGAATCGCGTCCTTTTTCAAGACACTCATTGAATCCCTATGCGTGATCCAGCTCCTTCCGGCACCACCAAGAAGCGCGTCATTGTCGGCATGTCCGGCGGCGTGGACTCTTCCGTTTCCGCCCTTCTGCTGATCGAGCAGGGTTATGAGGTGGAAGGCCTGTTCATGAAGAACTGGGAAGAAGACGACGGAACCGAATACTGCACCGCCATGGACGACCTCGCGGACGCCCAGGCTGTATGCGACAAGATCGGCATCAAGCTGCACACCGCCAACTTCGCCGCCGAATATTGGGACAACGTGTTCGAGCACTTCCTGGCCGAGTACAAGGCCGGTCGCACGCCGAACCCGGACATCCTCTGCAACCGCGAAATCAAGTTCAAGGCGTTCCTCGACTACGCCATGATGCTGGGCGCCGATCTGATCGCCACCGGTCACTACGTGCGCCGCCGCGACATCGACGGGCGCACCGAGCTGCTCAAGGGCCTGGACCCGAACAAGGACCAGAGCTACTTCCTGCATGCCGTCGGCGGCGAGCAGATTGCCAAGACGCTGTTCCCGGTAGGCGAACTGGAGAAGCCCGAAGTGCGGGCCATCGCCGAAAAACACCAGCTCGCCACCGCCAAGAAGAAGGATTCCACCGGGATCTGCTTCATCGGCGAACGGCGCTTCAGCGATTTCCTCAAGCAATACCTGCCGGCCCAGCCGGGCGAGATCAAAACCACCGAAGGCGAAGTCATCGGCCGTCACCATGGCCTGATGTACCACACCATCGGCCAGCGCCAGGGCCTGGGCATTGGCGGGTTGAAAGACGCCGGTGAAGAGCCGTGGTACGTGCTGATCAAGGACCTGGAGCACAACGAGCTGATCGTCGGCCAGGGCAACGACCACCCCTGGTTGTTTTCCCGCGCCCTGCTCGCCTCCGACATCTATTGGGTCAACCCCATCGACCTGAGCGAACCGCGCCGCCTGACGGCCAAGGTGCGCTATCGTCAGGGCGACCAGCCCTGCACCCTGGAAAAAACCGCCACGGGCTACCGTGCCACCTTCGACGACCCACAGCGGGCGGTGACGCCCGGCCAGTCCGTGGTGTTCTACGACGGCGAAATCTGCCTGGGCGGCGGCGTGATCGAAGTCGCAGAGCCGTGGAGCAGCAAGGCATGAACCCGACCCAGGAGCAACTGACAGCGCTGGGCGGTGTATTCCTCGCCGCCGTGCTGGTGGACCGGATCGCCAAGACCGGCCAGACCTCCGAGGCCGGCCTGAGCTGCATGCTCGGCAGCCTGCTGGTACGCGACCCCAAGGACACCCTGGAAGTCTACGGCGGCGACGACCTGAACCTGCGCGAAGGCTATCGCGCGTTGATCGGCGCCCTGGAGCGCGACCCCAGCGCCCTGCAACGCGAACCGCTGCGCTATGCCCTGTCGATGCTCGGCCTCGAGCGCCAGCTCGCCAAGCGCGACGACCTGCTGGACACCATCGGCAAGCGCCTGCCGCAGATCCAGTCCCAAGTCGAACATTTCGGCCCCTCCCACGAAAACGTCATCGCTGCCTGCGGCGCGCTGTACCAGGACACCCTGAGCACCCTGCGCCAGCGTATCCAGGTGCACGGCGACATGCGCAATCTGCAGCAACCGAGCAACGCCTCGAAGATTCGCGCCCTGTTGCTGGCGGGCATCCGTTCGGCACGGCTGTGGCGGCAACTGGGTGGGCATCGCTGGCAGTTAGTGATCAGCCGACGCAAATTGCTGAAAGAGCTTTACCCGTTGATGCGCAACGAATAAGTCGCCTCAACCCGCTTTTTTTACTTCATCACGCGTAATACGCCGGTCAGTTGGCGACGGACCGGCGCTTGTTTTCATGTATGATACGCGCCCCATTTCGTTGCCCGACTGTCCGAGAACACCCCATGCAGCTCTCTTCGCTCACTGCGGTTTCCCCTGTAGACGGCCGCTACGCCGGCAAAACCCAGGCCCTGCGCCCGATTTTCAGCGAGTACGGCCTGATCCGTGCCCGCGTCCTGGTTGAAGTGCGCTGGCTCCAGCGCCTGGCCGCCCATCCCGCCATCGGCGAAGTCCCGGCGTTTTCCGCCGAAGCCAACGCGGTGCTCAACACCCTGGCGGACAACTTCGCGCTGGAGCACGCCGAGCGCGTCAAAGAGATCGAGCGCACCACCAACCACGACGTCAAGGCGATCGAGTACCTGCTCAAGGAGCAGGCGGCCAAGCTGCCGGAACTGGCCAACGTCAGCGAGTTCATCCACTTCGCCTGCACCAGCGAGGACATCAACAACCTGTCCCACGCCCTGATGCTGCGCGAAGGCCGTGACGACGTGATGCTGCCGTTGATGCGCCAGGTCGCCCAGGCCATCCGCGAGCTGGCGATCCGTTTCGCCGACGTACCGATGCTGTCGCGCACCCACGGTCAACCGGCGTCGCCGACCACCCTGGGCAAAGAGCTGGCGAACGTGGTGTATCGCCTGGAGCGCCAGATCGCCCAAGTCGCCGCCGTGCCGCTGCTGGGCAAGATCAACGGTGCCGTGGGCAACTACAACGCCCACTTGTCGGCCTACCCGCAGATCGACTGGGAAGCCAACGCCCGCGCCTTCATCGAAGACGAACTGGGCTTGAGTTTCAACCCGTACACCACCCAGATCGAACCGCACGACTATATCGCCGAGCTGTTCGACGCGATCGCGCGCTTCAACACCATCCTGATCGACTTCGACCGCGACATCTGGGGCTACATCTCCCTGGGCTACTTCAAGCAGCGCACCATTGCCGGCGAGATCGGTTCCTCGACCATGCCGCACAAGGTCAACCCGATCGACTTCGAAAACTCCGAAGGCAACCTGGGCATCGCCAATGCACTGTTCCAGCACCTGGCGAGCAAACTGCCGATCTCCCGCTGGCAGCGCGACCTGACCGACTCCACCGTGCTGCGCAACCTGGGCGTGGGCTTTGCTCACAGCGTCATCGCCTACGAAGCCAGCCTCAAGGGCATCAGCAAGCTGGAACTGAACGAGCAGAAGATTGCCGCTGACCTGGACGCCTGCTGGGAAGTCCTGGCTGAACCGATCCAGACCGTGATGCGTCGCTACAACATCGAGAACCCGTACGAAAAATTGAAAGAACTGACCCGTGGCAAGGGCATCAGCCCTGAAGCGCTGCAGACTTTCATCGATGGCCTGGACATGCCTGCCGATGCCAAGTCGGAGCTGAAGAAGCTGACCCCGGCCAGCTACATCGGCAACGCGGCGGAACAAGCCAAGCGCATCTGACACACGGCTGCACCCTTGAGACGCCCGGCCGCGCCGGGCGTTTTTATTCGCGTCTGAAAAGTATATTTTTTCAATAGGTTACACATGAATCCTGATATTCCTCTGCAACTCCTGGGCGGCATCACGGCACGGGAGTTCCTGCGCGACTACTGGCAGAAAAAACCGCTGCTGATCCGCCAGGCGATTCCTGACTTCGAAAGCCCGATCGATGCCGACGAACTGGCCGGCCTGGCCCTGGAAGAAGAAGTCGAATCGCGCCTGGTGCTCGAGCACGGCGAACGCCCGTGGGAACTGCGTCGCGGCCCGTTCGCCGAAGACGAATTCAGCAAACTGCCGGAACGCGACTGGACCCTGCTGGTGCAGGCGGTAGACCAGTTCGTCCCGGAAGTCAGCGAACTGCTGGAGCACTTCCGTTTCCTGCCGAGCTGGCGCATCGACGACGTGATGATCAGCTTCGCCGCCCCGGGTGGCAGCGTCGGCCCGCACTTCGATAACTACGACGTGTTCCTGCTGCAAGGCCATGGCAAGCGCAACTGGAAAATCGGCCAGATGTGCGACTCCGACAGCCCGCTGCTACCCCATGCCGACCTGCGCATCCTCGCCGACTTCGACGCCACCGACGAGTGGGTCCTGGAACCGGGCGACATGCTCTACCTGCCGCCGCGCCTGGCCCATTGCGGCGTGGCCGTGGATGAC belongs to Pseudomonas sp. B21-028 and includes:
- the icd gene encoding NADP-dependent isocitrate dehydrogenase, giving the protein MGYQKIQVPAVGDKITVNADHSLNVPDNPIIPFIEGDGIGVDISPVMIKVVDAAVQKAYGGKRKISWMEVYAGEKATQVYDQDTWLPQETLDAVKDYVVSIKGPLTTPVGGGIRSLNVALRQQLDLYVCLRPVRWFEGVPSPVKKPGDVDMTIFRENSEDIYAGIEWKAGSAEATKVIKFLKEEMGVTKIRFDEDCGIGVKPVSKQGTKRLARKALQYVVDNDRDSLTIVHKGNIMKFTEGAFKEWAYEVAAEEFGATLLDGGPWMQFKNPKTGKNVVVKDAIADAMLQQILLRPAEYDVIATLNLNGDYLSDALAAEVGGIGIAPGANLSDTVAMFEATHGTAPKYAGKDQVNPGSLILSAEMMLRHMGWTEAADLIIKGTNGAISAKTVTYDFERLMEGAKLVSSSGFGDALISHM
- a CDS encoding NADP-dependent isocitrate dehydrogenase — translated: MPTRSKIIYTFTDEAPALATYSLLPIVEAFTASAEIAVETRDISLAGRILASFPEQLGDKAVADHLAELGDLAVTPEANIIKLPNISASVPQLQAAIKELQAQGYALPDYPETVTSEADKEAKARYDKIKGSAVNPVLREGNSDRRAPLSVKNYARKHPHKMGAWAADSKSHVAHMSTGDFYGSEKAALIDAAGSVKIELIAQDGTATVLKEKTTVQAGEILDCAVMSKNALRDFIAAEIEDAKQKGVLLSVHLKATMMKVSDPIMFGQIVAEFYKDALAKHAQVLEQIGFNLNNGIGDLYTRIKALPAEQQAQIEADIQAVYAARPSLAMVNSDKGITNLHVPSDVIVDASMPAMIRDSGKMWGTDGQLHDTKAVIPDRCYATIYQAVIEDCKANGAFDPTTMGSVPNVGLMAKKAEEYGSHDKTFQIKADGVVRVSDSAGRTLLEQNVEAGDIFRMCQTKDAPIQDWVKLAVNRARASNTPAIFWLDPMRAHDGVVIEKVQAYLKDHDTAGLDLRIMSPVDAMKFTLARTREGKDTISVTGNVLRDYLTDLFPIMELGTSAKMLSIVPLMNGGGLFETGAGGSAPKHVQQLLEENFLRWDSLGEFLALAASLEHLGVTYNNPKALVLAKTLDQATGEFLDRNKSPSRKVGGIDNRGSHFYLTLFWAQALAAQDDDAALKAQFTTLAKTLTDNEEKIVAELNAVQGKPVDIGGYYFANPELTSKAMRPSATFNAAIAALV
- a CDS encoding NUDIX hydrolase is translated as MDWQPHITVATIVEDDGRFLMVEESKGGRAVLNQPAGHLDPDETLIEAAVRETLEETGWDVEPTSVIGIYLYTAPSNGVTYQRVCFAAKALKHHPHYQLDDGILGARWLTRDELLEQRDQWRSELIIRCIDDYLAGHRHSLALIRPSL
- the mnmA gene encoding tRNA 2-thiouridine(34) synthase MnmA — protein: MRDPAPSGTTKKRVIVGMSGGVDSSVSALLLIEQGYEVEGLFMKNWEEDDGTEYCTAMDDLADAQAVCDKIGIKLHTANFAAEYWDNVFEHFLAEYKAGRTPNPDILCNREIKFKAFLDYAMMLGADLIATGHYVRRRDIDGRTELLKGLDPNKDQSYFLHAVGGEQIAKTLFPVGELEKPEVRAIAEKHQLATAKKKDSTGICFIGERRFSDFLKQYLPAQPGEIKTTEGEVIGRHHGLMYHTIGQRQGLGIGGLKDAGEEPWYVLIKDLEHNELIVGQGNDHPWLFSRALLASDIYWVNPIDLSEPRRLTAKVRYRQGDQPCTLEKTATGYRATFDDPQRAVTPGQSVVFYDGEICLGGGVIEVAEPWSSKA
- the hflD gene encoding high frequency lysogenization protein HflD, whose product is MNPTQEQLTALGGVFLAAVLVDRIAKTGQTSEAGLSCMLGSLLVRDPKDTLEVYGGDDLNLREGYRALIGALERDPSALQREPLRYALSMLGLERQLAKRDDLLDTIGKRLPQIQSQVEHFGPSHENVIAACGALYQDTLSTLRQRIQVHGDMRNLQQPSNASKIRALLLAGIRSARLWRQLGGHRWQLVISRRKLLKELYPLMRNE